The following proteins are co-located in the Castanea sativa cultivar Marrone di Chiusa Pesio chromosome 8, ASM4071231v1 genome:
- the LOC142606502 gene encoding serine/threonine-protein phosphatase 7 long form homolog produces MDPHRAGPSIGTVLTRQPMHRSSLLWDTPLAGEEVPGVLTCRHRDKGLFDGGLDPRIATYITDAELDGLIRVPHMDLDHALITALVERCQPETHSFNLPHGEMTITLQDIEVIMGVPVHGLPVVGFTHMDNWRDFCIELLGTPPPPDRPVGTKKNTAVLEGPRIKAKWLEE; encoded by the exons ATGGACCCACATCGAGCAGGACCCTCTATAGGGACTGTCTTGACGAGGCAACCTATGCATCGTTCAAGTTTGCTTTGGGATACTCCTTTGGCAGGCGAG GAAGTGCCAGGTGTTCTGACTTGTCGTCACCGAGATAAAGGTCTGTTTGATGGTGGGTTAGATCCACGGATTGCCACTTATATCACAGATGCAGAGTTAGATGGGCTAATTCGGGTCCCACATATGGACCTTGACCATGCACTAATCACGGCCTTAGTGGAGAGATGTCAGCCAGAGACGCACTCATTCAACTTGCCCCACGGTGAGATGACCATCACGCTACAAGACATAGAGGTCATCATGGGGGTACCTGTACATGGCTTGCCGGTGGTAGGATTTACCCATATGGACAACTGGCGTGACTTTTGCATCGAATTGCTAGGTACCCCCCCTCCACCGGACAGACCAGTTGGTACAAAAAAGAACACTGCAGTGTTGGAAGGGCCGAGGATAAAAGCCAAATGGTTGGAGGAGTAG